Proteins co-encoded in one Drosophila nasuta strain 15112-1781.00 unplaced genomic scaffold, ASM2355853v1 ctg127_pilon, whole genome shotgun sequence genomic window:
- the LOC132797512 gene encoding uncharacterized protein LOC132797512, whose amino-acid sequence MPEDWNLSMICPILKKGDATVRTNYRGISLLPVAYKVLTSVLCERLKPHAEALIGPYQCGFRPGKSTVDQIFTLRQILEKSYENQIDTYHLFVDYKAAFDSPRRDRLYAAMSSLGVDYLRATPKFSEAITLAGPLRDLFTALYIQNPRLSEVEKLFYLNSKTSGEAHSIVSKSPLTNEGFQSAWSSLTERFENKRLFNLPAIGQESGSSILELQSTIQGCLTALEHSKIN is encoded by the exons ATGCCCGAAGATTGGAATCTCAGCATGATCTGTCCCATCCTGAAGAAGGGCGATGCCACGGTGCGCACCAACTACCGCGGAATTAGTCTTCTTCCAGTTGCATACAAGGTCCTAACGAGCGTATTGTGTGAAAGACTGAAACCCCATGCTGAAGCACTGATTGGACCTTATCAGTGTGGGTTCAGGCCTGGCAAGTCCACTGTTGACCAGATTTTCACCTTGCGCCAAATCCTGGAGAAGTCTTACGAAAACCAGATCGACACGTACCATCTCTTCGTCGACTACAAAGCCGCATTTGATAGCCCTCGGCGAGATCGCCTATATGCCGCCATGTCGAGCTTG GGTGTCGATTACCTCCGtgcgacaccgaagttttcggaggcgattacactcgctggcccacTTCGGGATTTATTTACGGCTCTCTACATCCAGAACCCGAGACTGTCGGAAGTTGAGAAACTCTTCTATCTCAACTCCAAGACCAGCGGTGAAGCCCATTCAATTGTTTCAAAGTCTCCTTTGACAAATGAAGGGTTTCAGTCAGCTTGGTCCAGCTTGACTGAGCGTTTCGAGAACAAACGGTTGttcaatttgcccgccattgggcaagagtcgggtTCCTCTATTCTGGAGCTGCAGAGCACTATTCAAGGGTGTCTGACAGCCTTAGAGCACTCGAAGATCAAT